A region of Deinococcus rubellus DNA encodes the following proteins:
- a CDS encoding metallophosphoesterase family protein: MRLLLLSDIHANFTALEAVLADAQARNYSQVVHLGDALGYGPHPREVLSALRNLDATCLMGNHDQMLLDRADGLNMRVSIVSQALAWQLERLSDRDLAWVRSWRDGIDDQSIGARYRHGTPTSLDDYTDSVTAAREAFAGWHGRLAFVGHTHHPAVYATLNAPVGEWVKHQAFVQGGSYMVPPGARVILNPGSVGQPRDGNPQASYAVYDSTRGHFQVFRVNYDMAQVQRDVNLAGLPEVLGARLLLGK, translated from the coding sequence GTGCGGCTGCTGCTGCTTTCTGATATTCACGCCAATTTCACCGCGCTCGAAGCTGTCCTGGCGGACGCCCAGGCGCGCAACTACAGTCAGGTCGTGCATCTGGGCGACGCGCTGGGCTACGGCCCGCACCCGCGCGAGGTGCTGAGCGCCCTACGCAACCTCGACGCGACCTGCCTGATGGGCAACCACGACCAGATGCTCCTGGACCGTGCCGACGGCCTGAATATGCGCGTGAGCATCGTCTCGCAGGCGCTGGCGTGGCAACTGGAGCGCCTGTCGGACCGCGACCTGGCCTGGGTGCGGAGCTGGCGCGACGGCATCGACGACCAGAGCATCGGCGCGCGCTACCGCCACGGCACCCCCACCAGCCTGGACGACTACACCGACTCGGTGACGGCGGCCCGCGAGGCGTTCGCCGGGTGGCACGGGCGGCTGGCCTTCGTGGGCCACACCCACCACCCGGCGGTCTATGCCACGCTGAATGCCCCGGTGGGCGAGTGGGTCAAGCACCAGGCATTCGTGCAGGGCGGCAGCTATATGGTGCCGCCGGGAGCGCGGGTCATTCTCAACCCCGGCTCGGTGGGCCAGCCGCGCGACGGCAACCCACAGGCCAGTTACGCCGTCTACGACAGCACGCGCGGGCACTTCCAGGTATTCAGGGTCAACTACGACATGGCCCAGGTGCAGCGCGACGTGAACCTGGCCGGACTGCCGGAAGTGCTGGGCGCACGGCTGCTGCTGGGCAAATGA